The following are encoded in a window of Primulina eburnea isolate SZY01 chromosome 4, ASM2296580v1, whole genome shotgun sequence genomic DNA:
- the LOC140829810 gene encoding uncharacterized protein, translating into MAACGGLEHIFEKPLPDNSTFLESLSPWKQIKSMKSVDDSSSFTELFGELHFKENYVNEISSSSTSLSSDSNQSGIDITGVSSIHQGKNKNPISNYDLSMHNKHYRHSDSFSSINSESLSLCTEGLGSESSDDIEDLMGNDSCGIGRRNQEERSMMQNTNHWGESRRSRIFTREIPPPISCIGRNGKPWVCFKSFREDGRFILKEVRIPTQEFLHACRENGRLRLRFVHSDDEILVEDEEEPADKQDNEEVMNGETSQGATA; encoded by the coding sequence ATGGCAGCTTGTGGTGGCTTAGAACACATTTTCGAGAAGCCATTACCAGATAACTCAACCTTTCTTGAATCCCTGTCGCCATGGAAACAGATTAAATCCATGAAATCTGTAGACGATTCGTCCTCGTTTACCGAGTTATTTGGTGAATTACACTTCAAAGAAAACTATGTTAATGAGATATCCTCTTCATCTACATCTTTATCTTCAGATTCTAATCAATCCGGGATCGATATTACTGGAGTTTCAAGCATCCATCAAGGAAAAAATAAGAATCCCATATCGAATTACGATCTCTCGATGCATAATAAACATTACAGGCATAGTGATTCCTTTTCATCCATTAATTCTGAGAGTTTGTCACTGTGCACTGAAGGGCTCGGGTCTGAAAGCTCCGATGACATCGAAGATTTGATGGGAAATGATAGTTGTGGTATTGGACGGAGGAATCAAGAAGAGAGGAGTATGATGCAAAATACTAATCATTGGGGTGAATCTAGAAGATCAAGAATCTTCACAAGGGAGATTCCTCCACCTATTTCATGTATaggaagaaacggtaagccatGGGTTTGTTTTAAGTCATTTAGAGAAGATGGAAGATTCATTCTTAAAGAAGTACGGATCCCAACACAAGAATTCTTGCATGCATGCCGTGAAAACGGGCGTTTACGGTTGCGGTTCGTCCATTCCGATGACGAAATTCTTGTAGAAGATGAAGAAGAACCTGCAGATAAACAAGATAATGAAGAGGTTATGAATGGTGAAACGAGCCAGGGGGCAACAGCGTAG